The genomic DNA GCCGACGTGATCGCCGAGATCGTCGACCACTTCGAGGACCAGATCGGTGACGAGCCGATCGGTGTGACCGTGCCGGCCGTGGTCCAGCACGGCGTCGTGCGTACTGCTGCCAACATCGACAAGTCCTGGATCGACAGCAAGGCCGAGAAGCTGCTCGAGAAGCGCCTCGGCCGCGACATCACGCTGCTCAACGACGCCGACGCGGCCGGCCTCGGCGAGCTCTACTACGGCGCTGCCGCCGGCGCGAAAGGCCTCGTCGTCCTCACGACGCTGGGCACCGGCATCGGCTCGGCCATCCTCAACAACGGCAGGCTCGTGCCCAACTCCGAGCTCGGCCACCTCGAGCTCGACGGTCACGACGCCGAGACCCGAGCCGCCTCCAGCATCAAGGACAAGGAAGGCCTGTCCTACGCCGAGTGGGCCGAGCGGCTGCAGCGCTACTACAGCCACCTGGAGTCGCTGCTGTGGCCGGACCTGATCGTGGTCGGCGGCGGCGTCTCCAAGGACGCCGAGGAGTTCCTGCCGCTGCTCGACCTACGCACCAAGATCGTGCCGGCTCAGCTCAAGAACGCCGCAGGCATCATCGGCGCCGCGCGCCGGGCGCACGACGACGTCCAGGGCTGACTCGGGCGAGGTCCGTGCTCAGCCGGCGGTGGTCGTACGCCGGTCGCTCACCTTGGCGCGGACCTCACCCGCCGCACCGCGGGGGTCGCGCAGGGCCTTCTTGACCGCGGGCACCCCGCGCTTGAGACCTGAGCGCACCACGGGGAGCGCCTTGGCGAACGCCGGGTAGAGCGGCGACAACGGCTTGTCCCAGGTGCCGACGAGCAGGTCCTCGTGCTTGGCGAACTGGCGCTTGAAGTCGGAGATGCCGTCGTTGAGCAGTCCGTTGAAGTCGTAGCGCTGCACGCCCTGGGCCTTGACGTGCTTCATCGCGTGGAACTTCAGGCCGTAGTTGAGGCGCAGCTTCATACCGCGTGGGCTGACCCCGCCGTACAGCTCGAACGCGGTCGTGCCGGACACGACGAGCCAGACGAAGGCGACCGGCTCGTCCCCCTCCCAGGCGGCGAGCAGCTGCGACTGCGGACCCATGAGGTCGCGGATGCCGAGGTGGTAGTCGTCGTCGTGGACGGCGAAGTCGGCGCGACGGCCGGTCTCCTTGTTGATCTCCAGGATCGTGCGCAGGTCCGCCTCGTCGGTGACCTCGCCGAAGCGGACGTTGTCGGCGCGGAAGGACTTGCGGACGTTCTGGCGGGTCGAGGAGCTGAGCTCCTTGAGGATCGTGTCCTCGTCGTGGGTGACGTCGACGATCAGCGTCGTCGGGATGAGCCCGGTGTTGTCGCTGCGGGTGAAGCCGGCGGCCTCGACATCACGCAGCCACTGCGGCTGGGGTGCAGCGCGACCGGCAGCGATCGCCGCGTCGACCTCGCCCTTGGGCAGCGGTGAGAACGGCTCCTCCCAGTCGGGCTCGATGGTGAGCCCCACCGGCTTGTGCGTGCGCTTGACGTGGTCGGCGAGCGCCGTCAGGACAGCGCCCCGGTGCTCGGGCTGCGCCTGCGGCCCGCGCGGGATGTAGGCGAGCGAGCGGAACGGTGCCGGGAGGCGGCGCAGGAGCACCTGCGCCGAGCCCACGACCTGGTCGCCGTCGCGGACGACGAGGCGGTCGGCGGACCACTCGTAGCGTGACTTCAGCTCGCCCCAGCCCCACAGCTGAAGGGGGTGGCCGCCGGCGGCGTTGACGAGGTCGTCCCAGTCGTTGCGGTCATGGCACGAGGAGACGGAAAGGCTCATGGCTCAAGGCTATCCAGCCCCGGTCGCTGCACGTGGCACCGGTCAGCGGGCGCGCGCGGCGGCCTTGACCTTGCCCGGCACCTTGCCCGCGAGGCGGTACTCACGACGGCTGAGGCGTTCGGCGTACCCGGCCTTGGCGAGGCGGTTGAGCACGACGGGACACTTCTTGCAGCGCGGCTTGTCCTTGCAGCACTTCTTCTTCGCGGTCACCATCGGCACGCGGGAACCATAGGTGAGCCTTACCTGTTATGCAAGCACGTCTC from Luteipulveratus halotolerans includes the following:
- a CDS encoding lipid II:glycine glycyltransferase FemX, whose protein sequence is MSLSVSSCHDRNDWDDLVNAAGGHPLQLWGWGELKSRYEWSADRLVVRDGDQVVGSAQVLLRRLPAPFRSLAYIPRGPQAQPEHRGAVLTALADHVKRTHKPVGLTIEPDWEEPFSPLPKGEVDAAIAAGRAAPQPQWLRDVEAAGFTRSDNTGLIPTTLIVDVTHDEDTILKELSSSTRQNVRKSFRADNVRFGEVTDEADLRTILEINKETGRRADFAVHDDDYHLGIRDLMGPQSQLLAAWEGDEPVAFVWLVVSGTTAFELYGGVSPRGMKLRLNYGLKFHAMKHVKAQGVQRYDFNGLLNDGISDFKRQFAKHEDLLVGTWDKPLSPLYPAFAKALPVVRSGLKRGVPAVKKALRDPRGAAGEVRAKVSDRRTTTAG
- the ppgK gene encoding polyphosphate--glucose phosphotransferase, with translation MSKSKQHPLGIDVGGSGIKGAPVDLKKGEFAAKRKRIDTPEKSTPEAVADVIAEIVDHFEDQIGDEPIGVTVPAVVQHGVVRTAANIDKSWIDSKAEKLLEKRLGRDITLLNDADAAGLGELYYGAAAGAKGLVVLTTLGTGIGSAILNNGRLVPNSELGHLELDGHDAETRAASSIKDKEGLSYAEWAERLQRYYSHLESLLWPDLIVVGGGVSKDAEEFLPLLDLRTKIVPAQLKNAAGIIGAARRAHDDVQG